In Drosophila ananassae strain 14024-0371.13 chromosome 3R, ASM1763931v2, whole genome shotgun sequence, the DNA window CAGCCCTTCACGAATGACATCCTGATGGTGCACATCTTGGTGAGCTCATAGACGGCCTCGAATCCGTTGTTTACCGACTGCGACAGCAATTGAGCGAACTCCTGGTTATTGAAGATCTTCAGGGAGCATCCGGGCGGGATCTTGCACACGGTGCTTGGGTGGAATCCATGGTGGTAGTTGCAGTTCCGCGACTGCACGAAAATGGCGGAGTCCGAGAGGCATTCGGCGTAGACCTCGCCGGTCACATAGTATAAATGAACGCCCTTTCCTGGAAATGAAAAACATTGTTGGTCAATTGGCAAGTTAAATACTGGAGCAAAGTTCCTATCTAACTCCTTATGGTTAAGACTCGATCCAACTTTTATCTATACACTTTTTCTAAAcccatttgaatttgaattcacCCACCTATATGGCGCCGCGTGTTTTCTATGGTGCTGTTTCTGTTCACATTGCTCAGCTGGCCAAGGCAGCAGCGGTCGGAGTTGTTGGACGGATTCGTGAAACCATCCACAATCACGGAGTTGTTAGTGCAATGGAACACCTCGCCCACGCGACAGTTGAGCTCGTAGTAGGCAATCGAGGCCCAAAAGGCTGGCTCCGAGTAGCTGACCTGGGCCACATCGCCCATTTGGGCGTCCATGTGTTGGCCGCCGTCGTTGGGATTGTTGGAATTGCCATCCTCTGAGGGGCTGTAAGCGGGCGGCGGGGTACCCGCTAGGCTGTCATACGGCGAGTTCGGATTGGAGTTCACGGAACTGGGACTGCCCACAgaggtgttgctgttgcccaGGCTGTTGAATCCACTGTTTGAGTAGCTCACGTTGTGGGGCATGCTCGGCTCGGCCACATGGTTGAACTGCAGCATCGAGTGGCCGGGCGCGTATTCCGAGTGGCGCGGCACCAGTACCGGCGGCAGGACCGGACTCTCCACGCGCTTGTAGTGGTACGGATTGATGCAGACCTCCTTCTGCTTGGCGCTGAACGGATACTGGCAGAGTTCGAGGGGCTTCAGTTCGTGGTGTGACTGCAAATCGGGCCATCGCCAAACACGGCAGTAGATCACGTGTGGCAGGCCCTTGCGATGTGAAACCTGAAGAGGGGATGAGAGTAACATCATTTAATTAGTATAAGAGTGATCAATTATTGGCAGAGATTTAGTTGAATCCAGTCCGGACTGATTCTCACCTGCAACCTGCCGTCCAGAGACCTGGGAATGGTCACACACTTGGACGGCTGGCCCGGACAGGACAGGGCTCGTTCCAGCTCCTCAATGGCACCCTTGCGCTTCTTCAGCTTCTTCACCAGACTGTCGACCGCCTTTTCCGCCCACTTCTCCTCCTCGTCGCCCTGCTTCCAGCCGAGCAGCTTCTTCACCGCCGGCGATGTGAAGGAGAAGAGAGTGCCCAGGGTGGACATGGCACTGCTGGTGTTGGATTCAACGTCGTCGGTGTCCATTCTGTTGGCGATTGCTGTCAAGTTGTTGCTATTGCAGTTTGTGTTGacgctgctactgctgctgctgcagatgctgatgatgttgttgttgttattattgttgtttataTGACgactattgttgttgttgttgttgtggctgcTAGCGGTGATGTTGGTCTGGGGTGGAGTTACCCGATAACCGGTATAACTATCTGCGGGCGGATAGTCTGAAAAAGAGCAAGTGAaaagatatataaataataaatacaaataaattcgCGGGCATTCATCATCGGGCTTAGATTGCTTCAGCAACGCCCACAACAAATCATGCCAAATGGGAATGCACTGGGAGAAAAGCTGGGACTCTCTGGTTCTCGGTGAACCATTAGGCCAAACGTAGAAATCCCCTTCCTTCGGGTGCGCCACACCGCCTCTTGGCGAAAGGCCAGCTTTGCGCACAAAACCGGAGTGGGGGAACGAACCTCTCCATGGATCATGACATCGGATGGTGAATGAAGTCGTTGGGAGGTACCTGTCATGAACGGACTCCTCCCCCTTTCAATGTTGGCGGCCAATTGCATGCAAATTGCCTGCAACATTCTCCCATTGAGAATTATTTTCGTTGCTGGCTGCCTTGTCTGATTAATCAGAGGCATTTTcgttagaaaaatatttttatctcTACAGTATTGTTATTGCTGATCGTTTATCGGCTACTGACGTAACTAGGAGGGAATTTTTTTGGGCCGGCCAGAGTTCTGCGAAACTTTAGATTTTACATATCAACCTGTGCGAGCTGTGAgtcaaaaaattaatcaatACCCAAGTCAGACAAATAAATGTACAGCTGATTGGGCTTATTTAGTAGCTAGAAAATAATCGAAATATTTAGACTCGAAAAGTACGAGCGACCGATCTCGGAGACTTTGCAAAAAAAGGCGGGCAAAAAAGATTTTGGATGTGGCTTCACTCTTTTAATGCCAACAAGTGTTGAAGTAGTTTAAATTGTCATAGCCTTCCGGTACCAACAGTAGGAACTATGTGtgtatattttaaaagaaattatagCATTAGCTAAAACTTGAAAGACTGTACATGTCTTTGAAACAATATATACTTTTAAGAGTGGGACATTCTAAaggagtaccgggtatcacaTTGTCACATTGAAAAGCAACATTATTTTGAAGTTTTAGAAGTGAAGTACTTCTTGCAGAAGCAATGTTTCTGCAACTATGATTCCAATAATAAGTTTTCGGAAaggtttcttaaatatttctgCCGGCCGGAAAGGGAGTCATTTATTGCAATAATCTAAGAAGAAAAGAAGGTGGTTTACGTATGCCACATCCTATGAATGGGTTACCCCGACTAAAATTGTATTACGTCTTCGCCCATCTCCTCCGCTTAATTCAACACATTCCCCACAGCCCTCCACTCGACTTGGACGCAGCTGAGCTGATCTGATCTGATCTGGACCGAGCGGCGGGAACTGCATCTCATAATTAGCGCAAATGATAACCAAATGGCTTACAACTTGTCAGCGCCACAAGTGTGGGCCTGGCCGCCCCTTTCCTCCCGAGATACGTCACAGCGCCTAACGGTAAGAcaacaattcaatttaaattatgACACTTCAATGTTAACAGCATTTCGCCGGAGCCCTCTCAGGTTGCAAGCGACACTATGCAAGTCTCGTACTGCTCCTCAAGGtgtcaaaattattttaattaagtttAAAAGTGACAAAACCTAATTGAATGAAAATTTGTGGCGGCCATTAGTTGTGCGGTCTAGAGTGGTAAGCCAAATCGAACAAGAAAACCACACAAGGCGAACCACCAACCACCACCCCTTTTCACACCATTTTCGGCGGTGGGGCGCGAGGTGGCATTACCACTAGCCTGCCACTAGCGAGGTGGCAAGTAAATCCAATTCCAAAAGCAATTAAATGCCGGCTATAAATCAACAAGTGCAACACTCGGACACAAGAGCACACCTCTCCTCTGCGCCGTCAGACCCACTGGCGCATATTTCGCGCTAAATTAGTCGCTGCGTGAATTAATTACGATTTTCCCGCTCCAGCCCGGCTCAGGCCTAGAGATTCTGGGCGGGGCCAGAGGcattattttggccaattttcggGCATTGACAATTGGCTGTAGTCGCTGATGGCTGTTGTTTAGAGGCGGCGGGTCGGAAAGCCCCATTTTTTTAATTGCCCAAAGTCAACCATAGCCTGAGGCCCAGAAATACTCTACTCAGCCTGAAAAGCGCagcaacaaaatattgaaaataaagcTTATTTATTAAGTACTTGTTTCGTTCTTTAAATTGGCATCTTAAGAGAAGCATTGTGGTTGGAAAAGTGGCTTAGAACTCAAGATGCAGACAGAATATGACTTTGCAGGCTGTACGAGGGAACTTATCAAGGACTAATCGAGATACTCGGGGAGCTATTTGTCCAGCTGACTGGTGGCAATTGTGGTCTTGGGCATTCGATGATTGTGGGGGTAAGCACACAAATTTTGATGGTGCCCCGGGCTTGTGTCGACAGCATTGACACACCGGTAGGTTGCAGGTGGGTTCCATTGGGCTTGTGTATTTTAGGGGAGGACTCTAGCGTGTGATTCCTGGGAATCGTTCTATTTGCTCGGACTCGACAATAACTCTAATAGATTGCCATGCGACTTAAAGAACTTGCTTGTATTTGAAAAGGGATCGTCAGCCTTACTTTTTAAATAGGTTTCCCGGGAATCGGAATGAATAAATGCAACTCAAAGCAATTCCCCCCGGACAAGAAGCgactataaaaataatttctttaatttacAATGCGTTTACGATCCATTGTCATAAAGATCTGCAGGCAGGGAACGTTTTCTCAACCAATTAAATATCAATAATCATAGTTCGCAATTACTAGAGCTCAGACCACGTATCCGCCACCCTGCCGTCCTGGCCCCCACCCTGTGGTTTGTGCTTCTGCCCCACCCACAACTGGCAGCCTTCCTATACCCCAAACACTACACTGTTGAAAACTGTGCCCATAGCGTTTAATTCGGCTAATATGGCTTAAACAGTTGGCTATTGTTGTTGGCATGTCATGTTTCCCAGCTTAAAATAAATCGTTATAGTTTggatattatttgttttaattttagtcgATCGGGGGTAACTCCTGGATATGCAGTCAAAAGAACTTCCTGCGCTTCCAAGGCTCTTCTGGTTAGCTCCACTTCCAATCAAACACTTTAACTCAATTTTTCTCAAAATCCGATCTAGAAAAATATCAGATAGGTCGGATATAAAACTGGTAGTTCAGGAGCTTCTTGACTCGAGAAGGGATGAGCCACAAATACGGTAATACGGTAACCAAACACTGTCTAAGTCTGTTGgattttttagttaaaatcCGACAGCCGAAATCCGAAAATATACAAAGCCTTGAAAGAAATCATTTCCAGTTTCAAGCCTCAAGTAAAAATAGTATTGTTAGATGTACTCGGAATAATATCAGACTCTATGACCCCGTTGTTTCTTGATCAGGATGGCTAGGAAAAggtaataaaatcaaataacaaGAAGATGAGATCATGTCCTCCAGCCCATCTTTTTCTATGCGCTTTTTACGAGCtcagttttaaatttaaattagctTTTTTTAAGATTCTTTGATATAAGCTTAGAAAGTGAATATTTGATATATATATGCTTAGGAAgccaatatttaataatatttgaataagtaaaataatacttttttatcttatttattaaaaataggcCCTTGAAGCCCCCGAAGTTTTGAGTCCTGAGGACAGTTTTATATTAGTATTTTAAATTATCTTTGTACTTTATCGTATTCATGAATCCCTTTATTGTGAATGATTTTAATGTAAAATTGATGTTTGATTCAAAACATTATTCTTTCAGTGCACCGATAATCAGCGATTCTTCGATCATAACTCAAACGAACGAGCGAAGGACCGAGGACTCGGGGCTCCCATGGCAGGCACGCATTCGCGCATGCGTATCATATAGTTCCAATCAATAATCAATCATAAATGCGCCAGCGACAATAAGGCGTAAATCATGGTGCCCAGGTAAAACTGAAGGTATATGGGAAATGTTGGAAATTCAGAAGCAGTAGCGCTTCTGCTGCGGtgcggtggcagtggcagtggcacttCCGCTGCCATTGAAAACGGGCGGAGCACCGGGGGGAACTATGTACGTCGGAGGGACTTGGACATGgctgtttaaaaataaacaaacaatgcACACAAAACAGAGATAAAGACCGaaccgaaacgaaacgaaacgaatcGAGCAAGCAGAAAAAGTTTCAATTTGAAGAAAACTCAAATTCGAGCAAGGGAAAGGCAAGGAACTAAGGCAACACAAACGTACACATGTTGAGACTGcagatattattatttatttatttttattgcgcACACACACGCTGGCCCCGTGGCGGCACACACTCGCGGCGATGAAACCGATGCACAAATCAAAACCAGCATCAAAATGTCATTTGCATGCAAGTGCGACCCTCCACGACGTCCGATTTGTTCCCGATTCCGATTGGCAGCTCCTGCCGCTTCCCAATTCCGATTCCCAACTCAATTGTTATCTTTCATGTGCCAGACACGGCCCGATATGTGCTTCggtaataataatttaatttattggtGTTTTCCGAATtggctttttgtgttttgtgtttttgcgGGAAATTACGCAAAGTCCCAGGAGAGAGAGGACCGCGAGCGCAAAGCAACTGCACGACGCGAGCGATCACCGACGAATGCCGAACGGGttggaaaaaagaaaactgaGTCCGCCA includes these proteins:
- the LOC6503279 gene encoding protein mothers against dpp isoform X2, translated to MDTDDVESNTSSAMSTLGTLFSFTSPAVKKLLGWKQGDEEEKWAEKAVDSLVKKLKKRKGAIEELERALSCPGQPSKCVTIPRSLDGRLQVSHRKGLPHVIYCRVWRWPDLQSHHELKPLELCQYPFSAKQKEVCINPYHYKRVESPVLPPVLVPRHSEYAPGHSMLQFNHVAEPSMPHNVSYSNSGFNSLGNSNTSVGSPSSVNSNPNSPYDSLAGTPPPAYSPSEDGNSNNPNDGGQHMDAQMGDVAQVSYSEPAFWASIAYYELNCRVGEVFHCTNNSVIVDGFTNPSNNSDRCCLGQLSNVNRNSTIENTRRHIGKGVHLYYVTGEVYAECLSDSAIFVQSRNCNYHHGFHPSTVCKIPPGCSLKIFNNQEFAQLLSQSVNNGFEAVYELTKMCTIRMSFVKGWGAEYHRQDVTSTPCWIEIHLHGPLQWLDKVLTQMGSPHNAISSVS
- the LOC6503279 gene encoding protein mothers against dpp isoform X1 — encoded protein: MYYPPADSYTGYRVTPPQTNITASSHNNNNNNSRHINNNNNNNNIISICSSSSSSVNTNCNSNNLTAIANRMDTDDVESNTSSAMSTLGTLFSFTSPAVKKLLGWKQGDEEEKWAEKAVDSLVKKLKKRKGAIEELERALSCPGQPSKCVTIPRSLDGRLQVSHRKGLPHVIYCRVWRWPDLQSHHELKPLELCQYPFSAKQKEVCINPYHYKRVESPVLPPVLVPRHSEYAPGHSMLQFNHVAEPSMPHNVSYSNSGFNSLGNSNTSVGSPSSVNSNPNSPYDSLAGTPPPAYSPSEDGNSNNPNDGGQHMDAQMGDVAQVSYSEPAFWASIAYYELNCRVGEVFHCTNNSVIVDGFTNPSNNSDRCCLGQLSNVNRNSTIENTRRHIGKGVHLYYVTGEVYAECLSDSAIFVQSRNCNYHHGFHPSTVCKIPPGCSLKIFNNQEFAQLLSQSVNNGFEAVYELTKMCTIRMSFVKGWGAEYHRQDVTSTPCWIEIHLHGPLQWLDKVLTQMGSPHNAISSVS